One segment of Pseudomonas sp. FP2196 DNA contains the following:
- a CDS encoding helix-turn-helix domain-containing protein → MRNVSINLLDDTPRPVVAIGTDYSHGHLLPFHTHRRAQLLYGATGVMQVRTHDGNWVVPPQRAVWIPPGVAHEVLMLGVSTRSLYIEPGTVDLGPHCQVIRVSPLMRHLLMDAVEAPLTYDLDGRDGALIDLLLHELVRSAPLPLHIPLPSDGKLLALCQNFLHQPNAHQSPQHWADQLHISLRTFNRLFRQQTGLSFSQWRQQACVVLALSRLAAGEAVTRIALDFGYESPAAFSTMFRRILGQAPSVWLEAAN, encoded by the coding sequence ATGCGCAATGTTTCGATCAATCTGCTGGATGACACGCCACGCCCGGTGGTGGCGATCGGTACCGATTATTCCCACGGTCATCTGCTGCCATTTCATACGCACCGACGGGCACAGTTGCTGTACGGCGCGACCGGGGTGATGCAGGTTCGTACTCATGACGGCAACTGGGTGGTGCCACCGCAACGGGCTGTATGGATTCCGCCGGGGGTGGCGCATGAAGTGTTGATGCTGGGGGTGAGCACCCGTAGTTTGTACATCGAGCCGGGAACAGTGGATTTGGGGCCGCACTGCCAGGTGATCCGTGTCTCGCCGTTGATGCGCCACTTGTTGATGGACGCGGTGGAAGCGCCACTGACCTACGACCTCGACGGACGGGACGGCGCGTTGATCGACCTGTTGCTGCATGAACTCGTGCGTAGTGCTCCGCTGCCCTTGCATATTCCACTGCCGTCTGACGGAAAGCTCCTCGCGTTGTGTCAGAACTTTCTGCATCAGCCGAACGCACACCAGTCGCCACAGCACTGGGCCGACCAGTTACACATAAGCTTGCGCACATTCAACAGACTGTTTCGTCAGCAAACCGGATTGAGCTTCAGCCAATGGCGCCAGCAGGCTTGCGTGGTGTTGGCGCTATCGCGGTTGGCGGCGGGTGAAGCGGTGACGCGGATCGCTCTGGATTTCGGTTACGAGAGCCCGGCGGCGTTCTCGACGATGTTCCGGCGCATCCTCGGTCAGGCACCGTCCGTCTGGTTGGAGGCGGCGAATTAG
- a CDS encoding XRE family transcriptional regulator, with product MASLAMNHILERIALFQFTPTHCVQARAMLGWSVEQLSREAEVSVEDIQRFEAQQDVADAARLALAYRFESRGLVFFPGFAPGRSASLNGVPAESVGRGDYAMAE from the coding sequence ATGGCCTCTCTTGCGATGAACCACATCCTCGAACGCATTGCCCTTTTCCAGTTCACCCCGACACACTGCGTGCAGGCCCGAGCGATGCTGGGCTGGAGCGTGGAACAGCTGTCACGGGAAGCGGAAGTTTCGGTTGAAGACATTCAGCGCTTTGAAGCGCAGCAGGACGTGGCGGATGCGGCGCGACTGGCGCTGGCGTATCGATTTGAGTCGCGGGGGTTGGTGTTCTTTCCGGGGTTTGCGCCGGGGCGGAGTGCGAGTTTGAACGGGGTGCCTGCGGAATCAGTGGGGCGTGGGGATTATGCGATGGCGGAGTAA